In candidate division WOR-3 bacterium, the genomic stretch CGCAGATAAAAGGGAGATATGATTTGGTGCTTATCGAAAATGTAGGAAATCTCGTATGCCCCGCCGAGTTTGAGATCGGTGAGGATTTCAAACTCGCGATCCTTTCCACCCCTGAAGGCGATGATAAACCTTTCAAATATCCATTACTCTTTCATCTCGCCCGGGCCGTCGTGATTAATAAAATCGACCTTCTTCCTTATGTGGATTTTGATCTTGATAATGCAAAACGCCATATCAAAAACAATAATCCAAAAGCTGAAATTTTTGAGGTTTCGGCAAAGACCGGTCAGGGCTTTGAAGAGTTCTGTCGATTCCTGAAAAAATTATTGGATGCCCGAAAGAAAAAGAATAAAGATTAAAGGCATTGTCCAGGGAGTCGGTTTCAGGCCGTTCGTCTTTCGCCTGGCAAAAGAACTCGCCCTCAGTGGTTTTGTCCGTAACACAACCGCCGGAGTCGATATTGAAATTCAGGGATCAAGAAAACGGATTAATCTGTTTTTACGACGGTTGGAAAGAGAAAAACCGCGGCCCGCGATAATAGAATCGATAAAGGTTGTTGAATCAACACTCCGCAGCGGCGGAGATTTTGTGATCAAGGAGAGCAAGAAGACCGCAGGGTTCACTCAGATCTCGCCGGATATTGCAACCTGTGAAGATTGTCTCAGGGAGATGAACTCTCCCCGGGACAGGAGGTATGGATTTCCGTTCATAAACTGCACGAATTGCGGTCCCCGTTATTCGATCATCTATACGACCCCTTATGACCGTAAGAGAACGACGATGCGGAAGTTTAAGATGTGTCCGGATTGTACAGCGGAATTCAATGATGTGTATGACCGGAGATTCCACGCCCAGCCCGACTGCTGTCCGATCTGCGGTCCCCGTTATTCACTCTATTCGATTAAAGGAAAGCTTATTGATGATAATGCCGATACTTTGATCAAAAAGACCGCTCGTCTTTTAAGAGAGGGACGGATAGTCGCGATCAAGGGGCTTGGTGGTTTCCATATCGCCTGTGATGCGACGAATCA encodes the following:
- the hypB gene encoding hydrogenase accessory protein HypB; translation: MKEVKVLKPVLVSNKQRAQENRKKFDEMNALVINIISSPGAGKTTFIHRLIEDLKDSYKTLVIEGDIKGQVDSQRLADEGVDVIQINTETECHLDAFMTAQVLPQIKGRYDLVLIENVGNLVCPAEFEIGEDFKLAILSTPEGDDKPFKYPLLFHLARAVVINKIDLLPYVDFDLDNAKRHIKNNNPKAEIFEVSAKTGQGFEEFCRFLKKLLDARKKKNKD
- a CDS encoding carbamoyltransferase HypF — its product is MPERKRIKIKGIVQGVGFRPFVFRLAKELALSGFVRNTTAGVDIEIQGSRKRINLFLRRLEREKPRPAIIESIKVVESTLRSGGDFVIKESKKTAGFTQISPDIATCEDCLREMNSPRDRRYGFPFINCTNCGPRYSIIYTTPYDRKRTTMRKFKMCPDCTAEFNDVYDRRFHAQPDCCPICGPRYSLYSIKGKLIDDNADTLIKKTARLLREGRIVAIKGLGGFHIACDATNQRAVRRLRRLKNRPTKPFALMVRKSCLSGIVELGAAERELINSPVAPIMLLKKRGKHVCEDVAPNNPYFGVMVPYTPLHHLLLDEIPYLVMTSANIQDEP